From Cinclus cinclus chromosome 2, bCinCin1.1, whole genome shotgun sequence, one genomic window encodes:
- the IFT88 gene encoding intraflagellar transport protein 88 homolog isoform X3: MMQNVHPAPGNNEDDLYSGYNDYNPMFDTEDLENDVAFQQAARTSHGRRPPVTAKIPSISSPRPLATGFGSKASLTSSMGRPMSGTLQDGVSRPMTAVQAAGYTKASVRGSSFDPLGQAKGPASPLEKKASDSLEEKMRQLEKKVNDLVEESCVANSCGDFKLALDKAKEAGRQERELLRQREQIAPPESINLDLTYTVLLNLASQYVANEMYAEALTTYQVIVKNKMFSNGGILKVNMGNIYLKQRNYSKAIKFYRMALDQITSSHKQMRIKIMENIGVAFIKTGQYVDAISSFEEIMSISPNLKAGFNLILCYFAIGNGEQMKKAFKNLIEVPLEVNFEEKYISLNEDVHTNLLIEAIKNDSLSQIERERKSLAEEYIMTAAKLIAPAIETSFAVGYDWCVDAVKASHYVELANDLEINKATTYLRQQNFNQALETLKMFEKKDSRVKSTAATNLSFLYYLGNELEQATNYADLAVSSDRYNPAALTNKGNTVFANGDYEKAAEFYKEALRNDSLCTEALYNLGLAYKKLNRTDEALDCFLKLHAILPNSAQVLYQIASIYQIMEDPSQAIEWLLQLISVVPTDPHVLSKLGNLYDTEGDKSQAFHYYFESYRYFPSNIEVIEWLGAYYIDTQFCEKAIEYFERAALILPTQVKWQLMVASCYRRSGNYQKALEKYKIIHRKFPENVECLRFLVRLCTDMGLKEVQEYITKLKKAEKLKEIREQRIKSGRDGSARSRKEGSVDASYADPLGPQPERPRTAARKRTDEDDFADEELGEDLLPE; this comes from the exons ATGATGCAAAATGTGCATCCAGCTCCTGGGAATAACGAAGATGATCTCTATTCTGGCTACAATGATTATAATCCCATGTTTGACACAgag gATTTAGAAAATGATGTAGCTTTTCAACAGGCAGCAAGAACAAGTCATGGAAGAAGACCCCCT GTGACAGCCAAAATTCCTAGTATATCAAGTCCAAGACCTCTAGCTACTGGATTTGGG TCAAAGGCATCTTTAACTTCATCTATGGGAAGACCCATGTCAGGAACTCTACAG GATGGGGTTTCTCGACCAATGACAGCAGTGCAAGCTGCAGGTTACACTAAAGCATCTGTGAGAG GTTCTTCATTTGATCCTCTTGGCCAAGCAAAAGGTCCTGCTTCACCTCTGGAAAAGAAAGCTTCAGACAG tttagAAGAGAAGATGAGgcagttggaaaaaaaagtgaatgatTTGGTTGAAGAAAGCTGTGTTGCCAATAGCTGTGGAGACTTTAAATTG GCTCTGGACAAAGCAAAAGAGGCTGGAAGACAGGAAAGAGAATTGTTGAGACAACGTGAACAAATCGCTCCTCCAGAAAGTATCAACTTAGACCTCACTTACACA GTTCTCCTCAATCTGGCCAGTCAGTATGTTGCTAATGAAATGTATGCTGAAGCGCTGACCACTTACCAAGTTATAGTGAAGAATAAGATGTTCAGCAATGGAG GTATACTGAAGGTAAATATGGGaaacatatatttaaaacaacGGAACTATTCCAAAGCTATCAAATTCTACCGTATGGCTCTAGACCAGATTACTAGTTCCCACAAACAGATGAG gataaaaataatggaaaatattggAGTTGCGTTTATTAAAACTGGCCAATACGTTGATGCCATTTCTTCATTTGAAGAAATAATGAGCATATCCCCAAACCTGAAGGCAGGCTTCAACCTGATCCTATGTTACTTTGCTATTGGAAATGGTGAGCAAATGAAGAAAGCCTTCAAAAACCTCATTGAAGTTCCCTTGGAAgtaaattttgaagaaaaatacatttcattaaat GAGGATGTACATACGAATCTACTGATTGAAGCCATTAAAAACGACAGTTTAAGTCAAATAGAACGTGAGAG GAAGTCCTTGGCTGAGGAATACATCATGACAGCTGCTAAACTCATTGCACCAGCAATTGAGACGTCTTTTGCAGTGGGCTATGACTG GTGTGTTGATGCAGTGAAAGCTTCCCACTATGTAGAGTTAGCCAATGATCTGGAAATAAACAAAGCCACTACTTACTTGAGGCAACAGAATTTTAACCAG GCACTGGAGACtttgaaaatgtttgaaaaaaagGATAGCAGAGTAAAGAGCACAGCTGCAACAAACCTTTCATTCCTTTATTATTTG GGGAATGAATTGGAACAAGCAACTAACTATGCAGATTTAGCTGTAAGTTCTGATAGGTACAATCCAGCAGCTCTAACTAACAAAGGAAATACTGTTTTTGCAAATGGAGACTATGAAAAAGCAGCTGAATTTTATAAGGAAGCTCTCAGGAATGATTCCTTATGCACTGAAGCACTTTACAATCTTG GTTTAGCTTACAAGAAGTTAAACAGGACAGATGAAGCTTTGGATTGTTTTCTGAAACTCCATGCAATCCTTCCAAATAGTGCCCAAGTCCTTTACCAGATAGCAAGCAT ATACCAGATCATGGAAGATCCCAGTCAAGCCATAGAGTGGCTGCTGCAGTTGATCAGTGTGGTACCAACTGATCCACATGTACTTTCAAAGCTAGGGAATTTATATGATACTGAAGGTGATAAATCCCAAGCTTTTCATTATTACTTTGAG TCATACCGGTATTTCCCTTCCAACATTGAGGTCATTGAGTGGCTTGGAGCGTATTACATTGACACCCAGTTCTGTGAAAAAGCCATTGAGTACTTTGAAAGGGCAGCACTTATCCT GCCAACACAAGTGAAGTGGCAGCTGATGGTTGCCAGTTGCTACAGGAGAAGTG gCAACTACCAGAAAGCTCTGGAGAAATACAAAATCATTCACAGAAAATTCCCGGAGAATGTTGAAT GCCTCCGATTTTTAGTTCGTCTCTGCACAGACATGGGGCTGAAAGAAGTCCAGGAATATATAACAAAGCTcaagaaggcagaaaaattaaaagaaattagagAGCAG
- the IFT88 gene encoding intraflagellar transport protein 88 homolog isoform X4 produces MMQNVHPAPGNNEDDLYSGYNDYNPMFDTEDLENDVAFQQAARTSHGRRPPVTAKIPSISSPRPLATGFGSKASLTSSMGRPMSGTLQDGVSRPMTAVQAAGYTKASVRGSSFDPLGQAKGPASPLEKKASDSLEEKMRQLEKKVNDLVEESCVANSCGDFKLALDKAKEAGRQERELLRQREQIAPPESINLDLTYTVLLNLASQYVANEMYAEALTTYQVIVKNKMFSNGGILKVNMGNIYLKQRNYSKAIKFYRMALDQITSSHKQMRIKIMENIGVAFIKTGQYQMKKAFKNLIEVPLEVNFEEKYISLNEDVHTNLLIEAIKNDSLSQIERERKSLAEEYIMTAAKLIAPAIETSFAVGYDWCVDAVKASHYVELANDLEINKATTYLRQQNFNQALETLKMFEKKDSRVKSTAATNLSFLYYLGNELEQATNYADLAVSSDRYNPAALTNKGNTVFANGDYEKAAEFYKEALRNDSLCTEALYNLGLAYKKLNRTDEALDCFLKLHAILPNSAQVLYQIASIYQIMEDPSQAIEWLLQLISVVPTDPHVLSKLGNLYDTEGDKSQAFHYYFESYRYFPSNIEVIEWLGAYYIDTQFCEKAIEYFERAALILPTQVKWQLMVASCYRRSGNYQKALEKYKIIHRKFPENVECLRFLVRLCTDMGLKEVQEYITKLKKAEKLKEIREQRIKSGRDGSARSRKEGSVDASYADPLGPQPERPRTAARKRTDEDDFADEELGEDLLPE; encoded by the exons ATGATGCAAAATGTGCATCCAGCTCCTGGGAATAACGAAGATGATCTCTATTCTGGCTACAATGATTATAATCCCATGTTTGACACAgag gATTTAGAAAATGATGTAGCTTTTCAACAGGCAGCAAGAACAAGTCATGGAAGAAGACCCCCT GTGACAGCCAAAATTCCTAGTATATCAAGTCCAAGACCTCTAGCTACTGGATTTGGG TCAAAGGCATCTTTAACTTCATCTATGGGAAGACCCATGTCAGGAACTCTACAG GATGGGGTTTCTCGACCAATGACAGCAGTGCAAGCTGCAGGTTACACTAAAGCATCTGTGAGAG GTTCTTCATTTGATCCTCTTGGCCAAGCAAAAGGTCCTGCTTCACCTCTGGAAAAGAAAGCTTCAGACAG tttagAAGAGAAGATGAGgcagttggaaaaaaaagtgaatgatTTGGTTGAAGAAAGCTGTGTTGCCAATAGCTGTGGAGACTTTAAATTG GCTCTGGACAAAGCAAAAGAGGCTGGAAGACAGGAAAGAGAATTGTTGAGACAACGTGAACAAATCGCTCCTCCAGAAAGTATCAACTTAGACCTCACTTACACA GTTCTCCTCAATCTGGCCAGTCAGTATGTTGCTAATGAAATGTATGCTGAAGCGCTGACCACTTACCAAGTTATAGTGAAGAATAAGATGTTCAGCAATGGAG GTATACTGAAGGTAAATATGGGaaacatatatttaaaacaacGGAACTATTCCAAAGCTATCAAATTCTACCGTATGGCTCTAGACCAGATTACTAGTTCCCACAAACAGATGAG gataaaaataatggaaaatattggAGTTGCGTTTATTAAAACTGGCCAATAC CAAATGAAGAAAGCCTTCAAAAACCTCATTGAAGTTCCCTTGGAAgtaaattttgaagaaaaatacatttcattaaat GAGGATGTACATACGAATCTACTGATTGAAGCCATTAAAAACGACAGTTTAAGTCAAATAGAACGTGAGAG GAAGTCCTTGGCTGAGGAATACATCATGACAGCTGCTAAACTCATTGCACCAGCAATTGAGACGTCTTTTGCAGTGGGCTATGACTG GTGTGTTGATGCAGTGAAAGCTTCCCACTATGTAGAGTTAGCCAATGATCTGGAAATAAACAAAGCCACTACTTACTTGAGGCAACAGAATTTTAACCAG GCACTGGAGACtttgaaaatgtttgaaaaaaagGATAGCAGAGTAAAGAGCACAGCTGCAACAAACCTTTCATTCCTTTATTATTTG GGGAATGAATTGGAACAAGCAACTAACTATGCAGATTTAGCTGTAAGTTCTGATAGGTACAATCCAGCAGCTCTAACTAACAAAGGAAATACTGTTTTTGCAAATGGAGACTATGAAAAAGCAGCTGAATTTTATAAGGAAGCTCTCAGGAATGATTCCTTATGCACTGAAGCACTTTACAATCTTG GTTTAGCTTACAAGAAGTTAAACAGGACAGATGAAGCTTTGGATTGTTTTCTGAAACTCCATGCAATCCTTCCAAATAGTGCCCAAGTCCTTTACCAGATAGCAAGCAT ATACCAGATCATGGAAGATCCCAGTCAAGCCATAGAGTGGCTGCTGCAGTTGATCAGTGTGGTACCAACTGATCCACATGTACTTTCAAAGCTAGGGAATTTATATGATACTGAAGGTGATAAATCCCAAGCTTTTCATTATTACTTTGAG TCATACCGGTATTTCCCTTCCAACATTGAGGTCATTGAGTGGCTTGGAGCGTATTACATTGACACCCAGTTCTGTGAAAAAGCCATTGAGTACTTTGAAAGGGCAGCACTTATCCT GCCAACACAAGTGAAGTGGCAGCTGATGGTTGCCAGTTGCTACAGGAGAAGTG gCAACTACCAGAAAGCTCTGGAGAAATACAAAATCATTCACAGAAAATTCCCGGAGAATGTTGAAT GCCTCCGATTTTTAGTTCGTCTCTGCACAGACATGGGGCTGAAAGAAGTCCAGGAATATATAACAAAGCTcaagaaggcagaaaaattaaaagaaattagagAGCAG